From one Larimichthys crocea isolate SSNF chromosome XVIII, L_crocea_2.0, whole genome shotgun sequence genomic stretch:
- the prpf40a gene encoding pre-mRNA-processing factor 40 homolog A isoform X3 — protein sequence MDLHRKISQKKKSLWTEHKSLDGKTYYYNTETKQSTWEKPDDLKSPAEQMLSKCPWKEYKSDTGKPYYYNSQTKESRWTKPKELEDLEAMIKAEENGTVEAVAPGTTAAPAVQADNAATMATVMEAETATVVSEEHLSQAAVHHAAEVKTADAPVTSSESSAATEATVSVEVTKEERPELQKKTYKWNTKEEAKQAFKELLKEKGVSSNSSWEQAMKMIINDPRYSALPKLSEKKQAFNAYKVQTEKEEKEEARIKYKESKETFQRFLENHEKMTSTTRYKKAEQMFAELEVWSCVPERDRLEIYEDVLFYLAKKEKEQAKQLRKRNWEALKNILDNMANVTYRTTWSEAQQYLLDNPTFAEDEELQNMDKEDALICFEEHIRALEKEEEEEKQKTLLRERRRQRKNREAFQKFLDELHDHGQLHSMSAWMEMYPTLSSDIRFANMLGQPGSTPLDLFKFYVEDLKARYHDEKRIIKDILKDKGFLVEVNTSFDDFGSVISSDKRATTLDAGNIKLAFNSLLEKAEAREREREKEEARKMKRKEAAFKNMLKQATPPLEPETTWEGIRERFLKESAFEDVTLESERKRIFKDFMHVLEHECQHHHSKTKKHSKKSKKHHRKRSRSRSGSESEDEEYHKKKKRSQSKSPSERSSSGESERSYKKSKKHKKKAKKRRHKSASPDTDNEKKGREREGKREKDLEKDKENDKSRGKSRSDSKQKSPKRKAAKEEGGWDTSGSELSEGELEKRRRTLLEQLDAP from the exons ATGGATCTCCACAGGAAGATCAGCCAAAAAA AGAAGTCCCTGTGGACAGAACACAAATCACTGGATGGAAAGACCTATTATTACAATACAGAGACTAAGCAATCCACATGGGAGAAACCGGATGACCTCAAATCTCCTGCAGAG CAAATGCTGTCTAAATGCCCTTGGAAGGAATACAAGTCAGACACAGGGAAGCCTTATTATTACAACTCCCAGACAAAGGAGTCCAGATGGACCAAACCAAAGGAGCTTGAGGATCTGGAAG CTATGATCAAAGCAGAGGAGAATGG AACGGTGGAGGCAGTGGCTCCCGGTAccacagcagctcctgcagtGCAAGCAGATAATGCAGCCACTATGGCAACCGTAATGGAAGCGGAAACTGCAACAGTGGTCTCAGAGGAACACCTGTCTCAGGCGGCCGTGCATCACGCAGCTGAGGTCAAGACTGCAGACGCACCTGTGACTTCCTCAGAGAGCTCAGCCGCCACCGAGGCCACAGTCAG TGTTGAAGTCACAAAGGAAGAACGCCCAGAACTTCAGAAGAAAACGTACAAATGGAACACAAAAGAGGAGGCCAAGCAGGCTTTCAAAGAGCTgctgaaggagaag GGTGTGTCCTCAAATTCCTCTTGGGAACAGGCCATGAAAATGATTATTAACGATCCCCGCTACAG TGCACTTCCCAAACTGAGTGAGAAGAAACAGGCGTTCAATGCCTACAAAGTCCAAAcggagaaggaagaaaaagaggaggccAGAATCAAATACAAGGAATCCAAAGAGACCTTTCAGAGGTTCTTGGAGAACCATGAGAAGATGACATCTACCACCAGATACAA GAAAGCAGAACAGATGTTTGCTGAGCTCGAGGTGTGGAGCTGTGtaccagagagagacagactggaGATCTATGAAGATGTGTTGTTCTACCTTGCGAAGAAAGAGAAG GAGCAAGCCAAGCAGCTCAGAAAGAGGAACTGGGAAGCTCTGAAGAACATTTTGGACAACATGGCCAACGTCACATACCGTACCACCTGGTCTGAGGCCCAGCAGTACCTGTTGGACAACCCTACCTTTGCAGAggatgaagagctgcaga ATATGGACAAAGAGGACGCTCTCATTTGTTTTGAGGAGCACATCCGGGCactggagaaagaggaggaggaagagaaacagaagactCTTCTCAGGGAGAGGAGACGACAGCGCAAGAACAGAGAGGCCTTCCAG AAATTTCTGGATGAGCTCCATGACCACGGTCAGCTTCACTCCATGTCTGCCTGGATGGAAATGTACCCGACCCTGAGCTCAGACATCCGCTTTGCCAACATGCTCGGCCAGCCGG GTTCCACTCCTCTGGATCTGTTCAAATTCTACGTGGAGGACTTGAAGGCCCGCTACCATGATGAAAAGAGGATCATTAAAGATATTCTGAAG GACAAAGGCTTCCTGGTCGAAGTCAACACTAGCTTTGACGACTTTGGGTCAGTCATCAGCTCAGACAAGAGAGCCACCACACTGGATGCAGGAAACATAAAACTGGCTTTCAACAGT TTGCTGGAGAAGGCAGAagccagagagagggagcgagagaaggaggaggccaGGAAGATGAAACGAAAAGAAGCAGCCTTTAAAAACATGCTGAAGCAAGCCACACCACCACTGGAGCCCGAGACTACATGGGAGGGG ATCAGAGAGAGATTCCTGAAAGAATCTGCCTTTGAAGACGTGACTCTGGagtcagagaggaaaaggaTATTCAAAGACTTCATGCATGTCTTAGAG cacgAATGCCAACATCACCACTCGAAAACAAAGAAGCACTCAAAGAAGTCCAAGAAGCACCACAGGAAACGATCCCGCTCTCGATCG GGCTCAGAGTCCGAGGACGAAGAATaccacaagaagaaaaagaggtcACAGTCCAAATCTCCTTCTGAACGTTCGTCCAGTGGAGAATCTG AGAGAAGCTATAAAAAGTCCAAGAAGCACAAGAAGAAGGCCAAGAAGAGGCGTCACAAGTCT GCATCGCCAGACACTGACAAcgagaagaaaggaagagagcgCGAAGGAAAGCGTGAAAAGGACCtagagaaagataaagagaacGACAAGTCTCGGGGGAAATCTCGCTCGGACTCTAAACAGAAGTCTCCTAAAAGAAAAGCGGCGAAAGAggag GGCGGCTGGGATACGTCAGGCAGCGAGCTGAGCGAAGGCGAGctggagaaaagaagaagaactttaCTGGAACAGCTGGATGCACCTTGA
- the prpf40a gene encoding pre-mRNA-processing factor 40 homolog A isoform X2 translates to MMGPPGIPPHFPPIGMPPMGQRPPSMTPLPPGIIPPGIMPPMGAPPMGQMPGMMPPMMPGMMMPPRMPAAAVQPTGPPGVESTAAAPGTASTTNGSPQEDQPKKKSLWTEHKSLDGKTYYYNTETKQSTWEKPDDLKSPAEQMLSKCPWKEYKSDTGKPYYYNSQTKESRWTKPKELEDLEAMIKAEENGTVEAVAPGTTAAPAVQADNAATMATVMEAETATVVSEEHLSQAAVHHAAEVKTADAPVTSSESSAATEATVSVEVTKEERPELQKKTYKWNTKEEAKQAFKELLKEKGVSSNSSWEQAMKMIINDPRYSALPKLSEKKQAFNAYKVQTEKEEKEEARIKYKESKETFQRFLENHEKMTSTTRYKKAEQMFAELEVWSCVPERDRLEIYEDVLFYLAKKEKEQAKQLRKRNWEALKNILDNMANVTYRTTWSEAQQYLLDNPTFAEDEELQNMDKEDALICFEEHIRALEKEEEEEKQKTLLRERRRQRKNREAFQKFLDELHDHGQLHSMSAWMEMYPTLSSDIRFANMLGQPGSTPLDLFKFYVEDLKARYHDEKRIIKDILKDKGFLVEVNTSFDDFGSVISSDKRATTLDAGNIKLAFNSLLEKAEAREREREKEEARKMKRKEAAFKNMLKQATPPLEPETTWEGIRERFLKESAFEDVTLESERKRIFKDFMHVLEHECQHHHSKTKKHSKKSKKHHRKRSRSRSGSESEDEEYHKKKKRSQSKSPSERSSSGESERSYKKSKKHKKKAKKRRHKSASPDTDNEKKGREREGKREKDLEKDKENDKSRGKSRSDSKQKSPKRKAAKEEGGWDTSGSELSEGELEKRRRTLLEQLDAP, encoded by the exons ATG ATGGGACCACCAGGAATACCGCCTCATTTCCCTCCCATCGGAATGCCACCGATGGGACAGCGACCGCCCAGCATGACTCCTTTGCCTCCTGGTATAATCCCTCCTGGTATAATGCCACCTATGGGAGCACCACCAATGGGACAG ATGCCAGGCATGATGCCACCTATGATGCCAGGGATGATGATGCCCCCTCGCATGCCAGCTGCGGCCGTACAACCGACGGGACCG CCTGGTGTTGAGTCGACAG CTGCTGCACCTGGAACAGCT AGCACCACAAATGGATCTCCACAGGAAGATCAGCCAAAAAAG AAGTCCCTGTGGACAGAACACAAATCACTGGATGGAAAGACCTATTATTACAATACAGAGACTAAGCAATCCACATGGGAGAAACCGGATGACCTCAAATCTCCTGCAGAG CAAATGCTGTCTAAATGCCCTTGGAAGGAATACAAGTCAGACACAGGGAAGCCTTATTATTACAACTCCCAGACAAAGGAGTCCAGATGGACCAAACCAAAGGAGCTTGAGGATCTGGAAG CTATGATCAAAGCAGAGGAGAATGG AACGGTGGAGGCAGTGGCTCCCGGTAccacagcagctcctgcagtGCAAGCAGATAATGCAGCCACTATGGCAACCGTAATGGAAGCGGAAACTGCAACAGTGGTCTCAGAGGAACACCTGTCTCAGGCGGCCGTGCATCACGCAGCTGAGGTCAAGACTGCAGACGCACCTGTGACTTCCTCAGAGAGCTCAGCCGCCACCGAGGCCACAGTCAG TGTTGAAGTCACAAAGGAAGAACGCCCAGAACTTCAGAAGAAAACGTACAAATGGAACACAAAAGAGGAGGCCAAGCAGGCTTTCAAAGAGCTgctgaaggagaag GGTGTGTCCTCAAATTCCTCTTGGGAACAGGCCATGAAAATGATTATTAACGATCCCCGCTACAG TGCACTTCCCAAACTGAGTGAGAAGAAACAGGCGTTCAATGCCTACAAAGTCCAAAcggagaaggaagaaaaagaggaggccAGAATCAAATACAAGGAATCCAAAGAGACCTTTCAGAGGTTCTTGGAGAACCATGAGAAGATGACATCTACCACCAGATACAA GAAAGCAGAACAGATGTTTGCTGAGCTCGAGGTGTGGAGCTGTGtaccagagagagacagactggaGATCTATGAAGATGTGTTGTTCTACCTTGCGAAGAAAGAGAAG GAGCAAGCCAAGCAGCTCAGAAAGAGGAACTGGGAAGCTCTGAAGAACATTTTGGACAACATGGCCAACGTCACATACCGTACCACCTGGTCTGAGGCCCAGCAGTACCTGTTGGACAACCCTACCTTTGCAGAggatgaagagctgcaga ATATGGACAAAGAGGACGCTCTCATTTGTTTTGAGGAGCACATCCGGGCactggagaaagaggaggaggaagagaaacagaagactCTTCTCAGGGAGAGGAGACGACAGCGCAAGAACAGAGAGGCCTTCCAG AAATTTCTGGATGAGCTCCATGACCACGGTCAGCTTCACTCCATGTCTGCCTGGATGGAAATGTACCCGACCCTGAGCTCAGACATCCGCTTTGCCAACATGCTCGGCCAGCCGG GTTCCACTCCTCTGGATCTGTTCAAATTCTACGTGGAGGACTTGAAGGCCCGCTACCATGATGAAAAGAGGATCATTAAAGATATTCTGAAG GACAAAGGCTTCCTGGTCGAAGTCAACACTAGCTTTGACGACTTTGGGTCAGTCATCAGCTCAGACAAGAGAGCCACCACACTGGATGCAGGAAACATAAAACTGGCTTTCAACAGT TTGCTGGAGAAGGCAGAagccagagagagggagcgagagaaggaggaggccaGGAAGATGAAACGAAAAGAAGCAGCCTTTAAAAACATGCTGAAGCAAGCCACACCACCACTGGAGCCCGAGACTACATGGGAGGGG ATCAGAGAGAGATTCCTGAAAGAATCTGCCTTTGAAGACGTGACTCTGGagtcagagaggaaaaggaTATTCAAAGACTTCATGCATGTCTTAGAG cacgAATGCCAACATCACCACTCGAAAACAAAGAAGCACTCAAAGAAGTCCAAGAAGCACCACAGGAAACGATCCCGCTCTCGATCG GGCTCAGAGTCCGAGGACGAAGAATaccacaagaagaaaaagaggtcACAGTCCAAATCTCCTTCTGAACGTTCGTCCAGTGGAGAATCTG AGAGAAGCTATAAAAAGTCCAAGAAGCACAAGAAGAAGGCCAAGAAGAGGCGTCACAAGTCT GCATCGCCAGACACTGACAAcgagaagaaaggaagagagcgCGAAGGAAAGCGTGAAAAGGACCtagagaaagataaagagaacGACAAGTCTCGGGGGAAATCTCGCTCGGACTCTAAACAGAAGTCTCCTAAAAGAAAAGCGGCGAAAGAggag GGCGGCTGGGATACGTCAGGCAGCGAGCTGAGCGAAGGCGAGctggagaaaagaagaagaactttaCTGGAACAGCTGGATGCACCTTGA
- the prpf40a gene encoding pre-mRNA-processing factor 40 homolog A isoform X1: MSSSEANNGPSQAPPYPGVPPSGIPPPFMGPPGIPPHFPPIGMPPMGQRPPSMTPLPPGIIPPGIMPPMGAPPMGQMPGMMPPMMPGMMMPPRMPAAAVQPTGPPGVESTAAAPGTASTTNGSPQEDQPKKKSLWTEHKSLDGKTYYYNTETKQSTWEKPDDLKSPAEQMLSKCPWKEYKSDTGKPYYYNSQTKESRWTKPKELEDLEAMIKAEENGTVEAVAPGTTAAPAVQADNAATMATVMEAETATVVSEEHLSQAAVHHAAEVKTADAPVTSSESSAATEATVSVEVTKEERPELQKKTYKWNTKEEAKQAFKELLKEKGVSSNSSWEQAMKMIINDPRYSALPKLSEKKQAFNAYKVQTEKEEKEEARIKYKESKETFQRFLENHEKMTSTTRYKKAEQMFAELEVWSCVPERDRLEIYEDVLFYLAKKEKEQAKQLRKRNWEALKNILDNMANVTYRTTWSEAQQYLLDNPTFAEDEELQNMDKEDALICFEEHIRALEKEEEEEKQKTLLRERRRQRKNREAFQKFLDELHDHGQLHSMSAWMEMYPTLSSDIRFANMLGQPGSTPLDLFKFYVEDLKARYHDEKRIIKDILKDKGFLVEVNTSFDDFGSVISSDKRATTLDAGNIKLAFNSLLEKAEAREREREKEEARKMKRKEAAFKNMLKQATPPLEPETTWEGIRERFLKESAFEDVTLESERKRIFKDFMHVLEHECQHHHSKTKKHSKKSKKHHRKRSRSRSGSESEDEEYHKKKKRSQSKSPSERSSSGESERSYKKSKKHKKKAKKRRHKSASPDTDNEKKGREREGKREKDLEKDKENDKSRGKSRSDSKQKSPKRKAAKEEGGWDTSGSELSEGELEKRRRTLLEQLDAP, translated from the exons ATG TCTTCATCGGAGGCTAATAATGGCCCGAGCCAAGCGCCACCTTATCCAGGTGTACCGCCCTCAGGGATACCTCCCCCATTT ATGGGACCACCAGGAATACCGCCTCATTTCCCTCCCATCGGAATGCCACCGATGGGACAGCGACCGCCCAGCATGACTCCTTTGCCTCCTGGTATAATCCCTCCTGGTATAATGCCACCTATGGGAGCACCACCAATGGGACAG ATGCCAGGCATGATGCCACCTATGATGCCAGGGATGATGATGCCCCCTCGCATGCCAGCTGCGGCCGTACAACCGACGGGACCG CCTGGTGTTGAGTCGACAG CTGCTGCACCTGGAACAGCT AGCACCACAAATGGATCTCCACAGGAAGATCAGCCAAAAAAG AAGTCCCTGTGGACAGAACACAAATCACTGGATGGAAAGACCTATTATTACAATACAGAGACTAAGCAATCCACATGGGAGAAACCGGATGACCTCAAATCTCCTGCAGAG CAAATGCTGTCTAAATGCCCTTGGAAGGAATACAAGTCAGACACAGGGAAGCCTTATTATTACAACTCCCAGACAAAGGAGTCCAGATGGACCAAACCAAAGGAGCTTGAGGATCTGGAAG CTATGATCAAAGCAGAGGAGAATGG AACGGTGGAGGCAGTGGCTCCCGGTAccacagcagctcctgcagtGCAAGCAGATAATGCAGCCACTATGGCAACCGTAATGGAAGCGGAAACTGCAACAGTGGTCTCAGAGGAACACCTGTCTCAGGCGGCCGTGCATCACGCAGCTGAGGTCAAGACTGCAGACGCACCTGTGACTTCCTCAGAGAGCTCAGCCGCCACCGAGGCCACAGTCAG TGTTGAAGTCACAAAGGAAGAACGCCCAGAACTTCAGAAGAAAACGTACAAATGGAACACAAAAGAGGAGGCCAAGCAGGCTTTCAAAGAGCTgctgaaggagaag GGTGTGTCCTCAAATTCCTCTTGGGAACAGGCCATGAAAATGATTATTAACGATCCCCGCTACAG TGCACTTCCCAAACTGAGTGAGAAGAAACAGGCGTTCAATGCCTACAAAGTCCAAAcggagaaggaagaaaaagaggaggccAGAATCAAATACAAGGAATCCAAAGAGACCTTTCAGAGGTTCTTGGAGAACCATGAGAAGATGACATCTACCACCAGATACAA GAAAGCAGAACAGATGTTTGCTGAGCTCGAGGTGTGGAGCTGTGtaccagagagagacagactggaGATCTATGAAGATGTGTTGTTCTACCTTGCGAAGAAAGAGAAG GAGCAAGCCAAGCAGCTCAGAAAGAGGAACTGGGAAGCTCTGAAGAACATTTTGGACAACATGGCCAACGTCACATACCGTACCACCTGGTCTGAGGCCCAGCAGTACCTGTTGGACAACCCTACCTTTGCAGAggatgaagagctgcaga ATATGGACAAAGAGGACGCTCTCATTTGTTTTGAGGAGCACATCCGGGCactggagaaagaggaggaggaagagaaacagaagactCTTCTCAGGGAGAGGAGACGACAGCGCAAGAACAGAGAGGCCTTCCAG AAATTTCTGGATGAGCTCCATGACCACGGTCAGCTTCACTCCATGTCTGCCTGGATGGAAATGTACCCGACCCTGAGCTCAGACATCCGCTTTGCCAACATGCTCGGCCAGCCGG GTTCCACTCCTCTGGATCTGTTCAAATTCTACGTGGAGGACTTGAAGGCCCGCTACCATGATGAAAAGAGGATCATTAAAGATATTCTGAAG GACAAAGGCTTCCTGGTCGAAGTCAACACTAGCTTTGACGACTTTGGGTCAGTCATCAGCTCAGACAAGAGAGCCACCACACTGGATGCAGGAAACATAAAACTGGCTTTCAACAGT TTGCTGGAGAAGGCAGAagccagagagagggagcgagagaaggaggaggccaGGAAGATGAAACGAAAAGAAGCAGCCTTTAAAAACATGCTGAAGCAAGCCACACCACCACTGGAGCCCGAGACTACATGGGAGGGG ATCAGAGAGAGATTCCTGAAAGAATCTGCCTTTGAAGACGTGACTCTGGagtcagagaggaaaaggaTATTCAAAGACTTCATGCATGTCTTAGAG cacgAATGCCAACATCACCACTCGAAAACAAAGAAGCACTCAAAGAAGTCCAAGAAGCACCACAGGAAACGATCCCGCTCTCGATCG GGCTCAGAGTCCGAGGACGAAGAATaccacaagaagaaaaagaggtcACAGTCCAAATCTCCTTCTGAACGTTCGTCCAGTGGAGAATCTG AGAGAAGCTATAAAAAGTCCAAGAAGCACAAGAAGAAGGCCAAGAAGAGGCGTCACAAGTCT GCATCGCCAGACACTGACAAcgagaagaaaggaagagagcgCGAAGGAAAGCGTGAAAAGGACCtagagaaagataaagagaacGACAAGTCTCGGGGGAAATCTCGCTCGGACTCTAAACAGAAGTCTCCTAAAAGAAAAGCGGCGAAAGAggag GGCGGCTGGGATACGTCAGGCAGCGAGCTGAGCGAAGGCGAGctggagaaaagaagaagaactttaCTGGAACAGCTGGATGCACCTTGA